From the Brevibacillus choshinensis genome, one window contains:
- the spoIIIAG gene encoding stage III sporulation protein AG, protein MLEKLKKLWEGNGGNKKLKPLHYLIVVLGIGIAAMILTDFLRVEKDQPLGLASGGGGGAPPAQSSSGGWFGSGTEGDSTAPAMGGSPAPDIIAEYENNYSTQLRDILANVVGVGEVEVMVNLESTPELIMAENRNNRSSTNQETDKDRATRNQNDQTKDSEVVIVQGGKQDQPVIIKTMKPRVRGVLVVAKGADNIQVKAWITEAVQKVLDVPAYKISILPKKG, encoded by the coding sequence ATGCTGGAAAAGCTGAAGAAGCTGTGGGAAGGCAACGGCGGTAACAAAAAACTAAAACCACTCCACTACCTGATCGTCGTTTTGGGGATCGGGATTGCGGCGATGATCTTGACCGATTTTCTCCGTGTAGAGAAAGATCAGCCACTCGGTTTGGCCAGTGGCGGCGGCGGGGGAGCTCCTCCTGCACAAAGCAGTAGTGGAGGTTGGTTTGGTAGCGGAACGGAAGGCGATTCTACAGCCCCTGCGATGGGCGGCTCACCCGCACCGGACATCATCGCTGAGTACGAGAACAACTACTCGACGCAGCTACGAGATATTCTCGCAAACGTCGTGGGTGTCGGAGAGGTCGAGGTCATGGTCAATCTGGAGTCAACACCGGAGTTGATCATGGCTGAAAACCGCAATAATCGATCCTCCACCAATCAGGAAACGGACAAAGACAGGGCGACGCGCAATCAAAACGACCAGACGAAAGACTCAGAAGTCGTCATCGTACAGGGGGGCAAGCAAGATCAGCCCGTCATTATAAAGACGATGAAACCCCGTGTCAGAGGTGTCCTAGTTGTCGCGAAGGGCGCCGATAACATCCAGGTCAAGGCGTGGATTACCGAAGCCGTCCAAAAGGTTTTGGATGTTCCCGCCTACAAAATATCCATTTTGCCCAAAAAAGGGTAG
- a CDS encoding SpoIIIAH-like family protein encodes MILRKQTVWLLTMLAVMVVLSGYYLVKGPQDQMPTSGQQQAVQKQEQITGVVVESKQVEQPPQATPVNGKNDNQVAAVQPTDTKAPATQSNPEPQKTVGNAVVPVAETSSEIFQGYKMKREAQLQQQKDEQLSIISSSDSSAQAVADARTKYEQLSTQENATTNIEEMLKANGYQDAVVFVQNDKVTVIVQKDKLSANEAVDIIAQVKQQLNVPATNVTVQYKTT; translated from the coding sequence ATGATTCTGCGCAAGCAAACAGTATGGTTGTTGACGATGCTGGCAGTGATGGTGGTGCTGTCCGGGTATTACTTGGTGAAAGGTCCGCAAGACCAGATGCCCACTTCCGGTCAACAGCAGGCCGTGCAAAAACAGGAGCAAATCACGGGGGTCGTCGTTGAATCCAAGCAAGTGGAACAACCGCCACAAGCAACACCTGTCAACGGCAAAAATGATAACCAGGTAGCAGCGGTTCAGCCAACAGATACAAAAGCGCCAGCTACCCAGTCCAATCCAGAGCCACAAAAAACCGTCGGGAACGCTGTTGTCCCTGTAGCGGAGACATCAAGCGAAATCTTCCAAGGCTACAAAATGAAGCGTGAAGCGCAACTCCAGCAACAAAAAGATGAGCAGCTCTCGATTATCAGCAGCTCGGATTCCTCGGCTCAGGCTGTAGCAGATGCACGTACCAAATACGAGCAACTCTCCACACAGGAAAATGCAACGACGAATATCGAAGAAATGCTAAAGGCAAATGGTTACCAAGATGCAGTCGTCTTCGTGCAAAATGACAAGGTGACCGTGATCGTCCAAAAGGACAAACTGAGCGCCAATGAAGCGGTGGATATCATTGCACAAGTGAAGCAACAACTGAACGTTCCCGCGACGAATGTGACTGTCCAATACAAGACCACGTAA
- the accB gene encoding acetyl-CoA carboxylase biotin carboxyl carrier protein has protein sequence MLKIHEIREIIKLIDQSSINEFKLETEGAKVTLRKSSGTETVVVSQPVVQAPVAAPVAAAPVATAPVVAEAPKAAPAVAVAEDANLHKIVSPMVGTFYSSPEPGKPAYVQAGDKVNASKVVCIVEAMKLFNEIEAEVNGEIVKVLVEDGQLVEYGQPLFLVKPE, from the coding sequence GTGTTGAAAATTCATGAAATCCGAGAAATTATTAAGCTGATTGATCAATCTTCCATTAATGAATTCAAGCTGGAGACAGAAGGCGCTAAAGTAACGCTGAGAAAGTCTTCTGGTACAGAAACGGTTGTTGTATCCCAACCTGTTGTACAGGCACCTGTTGCAGCACCAGTCGCAGCAGCACCAGTCGCCACTGCGCCAGTAGTAGCAGAAGCACCGAAAGCAGCCCCAGCAGTTGCGGTTGCAGAAGATGCCAATCTGCACAAGATCGTATCTCCGATGGTAGGTACCTTCTACAGTTCACCAGAACCGGGCAAGCCAGCTTACGTACAAGCAGGCGATAAAGTAAATGCGAGCAAAGTGGTTTGCATCGTAGAAGCGATGAAGCTATTCAACGAAATCGAAGCAGAGGTCAACGGCGAGATCGTAAAAGTTCTGGTCGAGGACGGTCAACTGGTTGAATACGGTCAGCCATTGTTTTTGGTGAAGCCAGAATAA
- the accC gene encoding acetyl-CoA carboxylase biotin carboxylase subunit, with translation MFQKVLIANRGEIAVRVIRACRELGIRTVAVYSEADREALHVKMADEAYCIGPKASKDSYLNIANIMSVATKVGADAIHPGYGFLAENADFAEICAACNITFIGPDPDAIVNMGDKSTAKDTMKTAGVPTVPGTEGLIEDVEDAIKTANEIGYPVMVKATAGGGGRGMRVAVDDEDLEKAIRQAQNEAKTAFGNPGVYLEKFVEGPRHVEIQVMADKHGNAVYLGERDCSIQRRHQKLIEEAPSPALSEELRKEMGEAAVAAAKAVAYHGAGTVEFLLDKHGKFYFMEMNTRIQVEHPVTELVTGYDLIKEQLTVAAGQPLSFTQEDIVLDGWAIECRINAENPAKNFMPSPGRITEYLAPGGFGVRVDSAAYSGYSIPPYYDSMIAKLIVWGKDRNEAIERMKRALGEFVVEGITTTIPFHLKVLEHEVFVSGHFDTKFLEMYELNLDEE, from the coding sequence ATGTTTCAAAAAGTATTGATTGCCAATCGCGGGGAAATTGCAGTGCGGGTCATCCGTGCGTGCCGCGAGCTGGGCATTCGTACGGTCGCTGTCTACTCCGAAGCGGATCGTGAAGCGCTTCATGTAAAAATGGCCGACGAAGCCTACTGTATTGGTCCAAAAGCATCCAAAGACAGCTATTTGAATATAGCCAACATCATGAGCGTTGCGACCAAAGTGGGAGCAGATGCCATCCATCCTGGTTATGGATTTCTGGCGGAAAACGCTGACTTTGCTGAGATTTGCGCCGCATGCAATATTACGTTCATTGGACCAGATCCTGATGCGATCGTAAATATGGGTGATAAATCTACAGCGAAAGATACAATGAAAACGGCAGGTGTACCGACTGTTCCGGGTACAGAAGGCCTGATCGAAGACGTAGAAGATGCTATCAAGACGGCAAATGAAATTGGTTACCCCGTGATGGTTAAGGCAACTGCTGGTGGAGGCGGACGCGGGATGCGTGTGGCTGTCGACGACGAAGATTTGGAAAAAGCGATTCGTCAGGCTCAGAACGAAGCAAAGACAGCGTTCGGCAACCCGGGTGTCTATCTGGAAAAGTTCGTAGAAGGACCACGTCACGTGGAAATTCAAGTGATGGCAGACAAGCATGGCAATGCGGTCTATTTGGGTGAGCGTGATTGCTCGATCCAGCGTCGTCACCAAAAACTGATTGAAGAAGCTCCATCGCCAGCATTGAGTGAGGAACTCCGCAAAGAAATGGGTGAAGCTGCTGTAGCTGCTGCCAAGGCGGTAGCCTATCACGGTGCAGGTACGGTTGAGTTCCTGTTGGATAAACACGGCAAGTTTTACTTCATGGAAATGAACACCCGCATCCAAGTTGAGCATCCTGTAACCGAGCTGGTGACCGGCTATGACCTCATCAAGGAACAACTGACAGTAGCAGCTGGGCAGCCTCTGTCCTTTACGCAAGAGGACATTGTGCTGGACGGTTGGGCGATCGAATGTCGGATCAATGCGGAGAACCCAGCGAAAAACTTCATGCCATCTCCAGGCCGAATCACAGAGTACTTGGCTCCGGGAGGCTTTGGCGTGCGTGTGGATAGTGCAGCCTACTCTGGCTATTCCATTCCACCATATTACGATTCGATGATTGCAAAGCTGATCGTTTGGGGCAAGGATCGTAACGAGGCTATCGAGCGGATGAAGCGTGCCCTTGGAGAGTTTGTCGTAGAAGGAATTACGACGACGATTCCTTTCCATCTGAAGGTGCTAGAGCATGAGGTGTTCGTGAGCGGTCACTTCGATACGAAGTTCCTTGAAATGTATGAGCTCAACCTCGATGAGGAGTAA
- a CDS encoding Asp23/Gls24 family envelope stress response protein — translation MEEFSPDLDRTELGKVQIAPEVLEVIAGMAASEVEGVAQMSGGFVGEIAERLGRKNIARGVRVEVGSREAAVDVSIIVKYGHRIPDVARNIQDSVRNAIESMTGLSVIEVNVHIVDVELKAEEKAPAAATAVVEDYQRVR, via the coding sequence GTGGAAGAATTTTCTCCAGACTTAGATAGAACAGAACTTGGAAAGGTCCAGATCGCTCCCGAAGTCTTGGAAGTGATCGCCGGCATGGCTGCGTCCGAAGTCGAAGGCGTGGCGCAAATGAGCGGCGGTTTCGTAGGAGAAATAGCGGAACGATTAGGCCGTAAAAATATTGCTCGGGGAGTTCGTGTAGAAGTTGGCTCTCGCGAAGCAGCTGTCGATGTATCGATTATTGTAAAATACGGACACCGCATCCCGGATGTCGCTCGAAATATTCAAGATAGTGTGCGCAATGCAATCGAAAGCATGACAGGGCTTTCGGTGATTGAAGTAAATGTACATATCGTAGATGTAGAGCTGAAAGCGGAAGAAAAAGCGCCTGCAGCTGCAACTGCAGTGGTGGAAGATTACCAGCGCGTGCGCTAA
- the amaP gene encoding alkaline shock response membrane anchor protein AmaP — protein sequence MHVNLFDRFILTIYSFALIILSCIAIAATSGLISSDVFRPYMEQMLSGTNLAYLIVAIIFLVVSLRFFFSSFRRSKPKVDRGIRQRSDLGEVNITIQTIQTIAERAARRVKGVRDMKTNVKALESGNIISLRVSVDGETPLPELTQKLQQDVKDQVEGIAGVVISEVQVVVTEVAQQENYAARKRVE from the coding sequence ATGCATGTGAACTTGTTCGACCGGTTTATTTTGACGATCTACAGTTTTGCGCTGATCATTCTTTCCTGCATCGCGATTGCAGCTACCAGCGGCTTGATTTCCTCGGACGTATTCCGTCCTTACATGGAGCAGATGCTCTCAGGAACCAATCTTGCCTATCTCATCGTCGCGATCATTTTCCTCGTTGTCAGCCTTCGCTTCTTTTTTAGCTCCTTCCGCAGAAGTAAACCCAAAGTGGATCGTGGCATTCGTCAGCGAAGCGATTTGGGGGAGGTCAATATCACCATTCAGACGATCCAAACGATAGCAGAGCGTGCCGCGCGACGAGTAAAAGGGGTACGTGATATGAAAACCAATGTCAAGGCATTGGAGAGCGGAAACATCATTTCGTTGCGAGTCTCTGTAGATGGTGAGACCCCGTTGCCTGAACTGACGCAAAAGCTGCAGCAGGACGTAAAAGATCAGGTAGAAGGAATCGCAGGCGTCGTGATTTCCGAAGTGCAGGTTGTCGTGACGGAAGTGGCTCAGCAAGAGAACTACGCGGCACGTAAACGTGTGGAATAG
- a CDS encoding DUF2273 domain-containing protein, with protein sequence MIWELLWEHKGKLLGILAGFIFGIIYLLVGFWDTLVFVVFIGTGYYIGRKLDHKEDLREILDRILPGKFR encoded by the coding sequence ATGATATGGGAGTTATTATGGGAGCACAAGGGGAAGCTATTGGGGATATTGGCCGGATTTATTTTCGGGATCATCTACCTTCTCGTGGGCTTTTGGGATACACTGGTGTTTGTTGTCTTTATCGGTACCGGATATTACATCGGTCGAAAACTGGATCATAAAGAAGATTTGCGGGAAATTCTAGATCGGATATTGCCAGGCAAGTTTCGGTAA
- the nusB gene encoding transcription antitermination factor NusB — translation MKRRTAREKAVQCLFQIDMAEVPVKEAVALVMEESEENSQFLRYLVDGVMTHQTAIDAEIKQYLRGWQLERIANVDRAILRLAFYEIMFEAETPDKVVMNEAIEIAKLFSDEQSHRYINGVLSSFLQARETAQA, via the coding sequence ATGAAACGAAGAACAGCACGAGAAAAAGCAGTCCAATGTCTTTTCCAGATCGATATGGCGGAAGTTCCAGTGAAAGAAGCGGTCGCACTGGTCATGGAGGAATCTGAAGAGAATTCCCAGTTCCTGCGTTATCTGGTCGATGGTGTCATGACCCACCAAACTGCGATTGACGCCGAGATCAAACAATACTTGCGTGGCTGGCAGCTCGAACGGATTGCCAACGTAGACCGCGCGATACTCCGTCTGGCCTTCTACGAGATCATGTTTGAAGCAGAGACCCCTGACAAAGTTGTCATGAACGAAGCGATTGAAATTGCAAAGCTCTTTAGTGATGAGCAATCCCATCGTTACATCAACGGCGTCTTGTCCAGCTTCCTTCAAGCTCGTGAGACCGCACAGGCGTAA
- a CDS encoding tRNA (adenosine(37)-N6)-threonylcarbamoyltransferase complex transferase subunit TsaD, translated as MSKVMLGIDTSNYRTSLCLAQEDGRIVAEAKRLLKVKEGKRGLQQSEAVFQHVMNLPELSEQMKWTEYEIEAICVSEKPRPVDQSYMPVFKVGEGLGKSLATYLRVPLHLTTHQEGHIAAGEYTAEVKPSQDRFLAVHLSGGTSELLLCDRHEAGYSIEKVGGTIDLHAGQLVDRIGVALGLSFPAGPQLEELAKEATGEFRISSAVEGLSFSFSGPEASLLRTIQEGQISPAEIARATEQCIANTLEKSLRHAVEQGLPKDILIVGGVAANQYMRERLIKRLEHPAVKAKLYFCDPVYSGDNAYGVAMLGWMKQKTNIK; from the coding sequence ATGAGTAAGGTAATGTTAGGCATTGATACGAGCAATTACCGGACATCACTGTGCTTGGCTCAGGAAGACGGCCGGATTGTAGCAGAAGCAAAACGCCTTTTGAAAGTGAAGGAGGGCAAGCGCGGACTGCAACAATCCGAAGCCGTCTTTCAACATGTGATGAACTTGCCGGAATTAAGCGAGCAGATGAAGTGGACCGAATATGAGATCGAGGCGATATGCGTCAGTGAAAAACCTCGTCCTGTCGATCAATCCTACATGCCGGTGTTTAAGGTAGGAGAGGGTTTGGGAAAATCGTTGGCGACCTATTTGCGTGTTCCCTTGCACTTGACCACTCACCAAGAGGGACATATCGCGGCAGGGGAATACACAGCAGAGGTGAAACCTAGCCAAGATCGGTTTCTCGCCGTGCATCTTTCCGGTGGGACGAGCGAACTGCTTTTGTGTGACCGTCATGAAGCGGGGTATTCGATTGAAAAAGTCGGAGGAACCATCGATCTGCACGCTGGACAGCTGGTTGATCGCATTGGCGTCGCACTAGGTCTATCCTTTCCTGCGGGTCCGCAGCTAGAAGAGCTGGCCAAAGAGGCAACAGGAGAGTTTCGCATTTCTTCCGCGGTAGAAGGCCTTTCCTTTAGTTTTTCTGGTCCGGAGGCGTCTTTGCTACGTACGATTCAAGAAGGGCAAATCAGCCCTGCTGAAATCGCGCGTGCTACTGAGCAATGTATCGCGAATACATTGGAAAAATCGTTGCGCCATGCAGTAGAACAAGGCTTGCCTAAGGATATACTGATTGTGGGTGGAGTCGCAGCGAACCAGTACATGCGTGAACGGCTAATCAAACGATTGGAGCATCCAGCTGTAAAAGCAAAACTGTACTTTTGCGATCCGGTTTACTCCGGAGACAATGCCTACGGGGTTGCTATGCTAGGGTGGATGAAGCAAAAGACGAACATTAAATAA
- the folD gene encoding bifunctional methylenetetrahydrofolate dehydrogenase/methenyltetrahydrofolate cyclohydrolase FolD, with protein sequence MAAIIVQGKEVAQNIRAELANEVAELKEQGITPGLTVVLVGDDPASQSYVRGKSKGCEEVGIASELILKDASTTEEELLAIIQQLNENPNVNGILVQLPLPKHISESAVIEAIHPDKDVDGFHPISVGNMVLGNETFLPCTPHGIIELIKRTGTEIAGKHAVVIGRSNIVGKPVSLLLQQENATVTMCHSRTQNLEEFTRKADILVVATGRAHMVGAEHVKPGAVVIDVGVNRIETGKLVGDVKFDEVKDVASFLTPVPGGVGPMTITMLLKNTVVAARKQAGR encoded by the coding sequence ATGGCTGCTATCATTGTTCAAGGAAAAGAAGTTGCGCAAAACATTCGTGCCGAATTAGCAAACGAAGTGGCTGAACTGAAGGAACAAGGCATTACACCAGGGTTGACCGTTGTATTGGTCGGGGATGATCCCGCTTCACAATCGTATGTTCGAGGGAAATCAAAAGGCTGCGAGGAAGTAGGGATCGCCTCTGAGTTGATCTTGAAGGATGCTTCCACGACAGAGGAAGAACTGCTAGCGATTATTCAGCAATTGAACGAAAATCCGAACGTTAATGGGATCTTGGTTCAACTCCCTCTGCCGAAACATATTTCCGAAAGTGCGGTCATTGAGGCCATTCACCCGGATAAAGACGTAGACGGCTTTCACCCGATAAGTGTAGGAAACATGGTGCTTGGGAATGAAACGTTCCTGCCATGCACACCGCACGGAATCATTGAATTGATTAAACGGACAGGAACCGAAATTGCTGGGAAACACGCTGTAGTAATCGGTCGTAGCAACATTGTGGGCAAACCGGTCTCGCTCTTGCTGCAGCAAGAAAATGCAACAGTGACTATGTGCCATTCCCGTACACAAAACCTTGAGGAATTTACACGCAAGGCTGACATTCTGGTGGTAGCGACTGGTCGAGCGCATATGGTCGGAGCGGAACACGTGAAACCAGGCGCGGTTGTTATTGACGTAGGTGTGAACCGGATTGAAACGGGCAAGCTCGTAGGCGATGTCAAGTTCGACGAAGTGAAGGATGTCGCAAGCTTCCTGACACCAGTACCAGGCGGAGTGGGTCCGATGACGATCACGATGCTTTTGAAAAACACCGTAGTGGCTGCGCGCAAGCAGGCTGGCAGGTAA
- the xseA gene encoding exodeoxyribonuclease VII large subunit, giving the protein MAIQDILSVSDLNRYIKMVLEKDSRLQDVWVRGEISNFTHHSSGHMYFTLKDKQSRIKVVMFGSYNRFLRFLPKDGTKAIVRGSISAFERDGAYQLYAKEMQPDGLGSLYLAFEQLKEKLALEGLFAAERKRPLPRFPKRVGVVTSPTGAAIRDICTTIRRRYPQAEIVLAPAVVQGVEAPASIISAIRIINQQTDIDVLIVGRGGGSIEELWAFNDEKVARAIAASIIPVISAVGHETDVTIADFVADVRAATPTAAAELAVPHYLEWVERVKQFDVRIQRAVHNRIADQRKRLNQLSNSYAMRQPQRRLEEAAERLDRAQLRMKQSMKHLLTLRRERYERLAQQIKRYRLADQIGERRKQVLTVRARLDDRMRRRLTEQQMTFSARVAQLDALSPLKVMQRGFSLVYAEGQIVKSVEQFASGDELVVRLSDGSATARVEQIDREEKHNGSKENGRE; this is encoded by the coding sequence ATGGCTATACAAGATATCTTATCTGTCAGTGATCTCAATCGCTATATCAAGATGGTACTCGAAAAGGATTCTCGACTGCAGGATGTGTGGGTACGTGGAGAGATTTCCAACTTTACGCACCATTCGAGCGGACATATGTACTTTACCCTCAAGGATAAGCAATCGCGGATCAAGGTCGTCATGTTTGGCAGCTATAATCGTTTTTTACGTTTCCTCCCCAAAGATGGGACCAAAGCAATTGTGCGTGGTTCCATTTCTGCCTTTGAACGGGATGGAGCCTATCAGCTTTACGCGAAAGAGATGCAGCCGGATGGACTGGGATCTCTTTATTTGGCGTTTGAGCAACTAAAAGAAAAGCTGGCACTCGAAGGCTTATTCGCAGCAGAAAGAAAGCGACCACTGCCTCGCTTTCCGAAGCGCGTAGGGGTGGTGACTTCGCCGACAGGTGCCGCGATTCGAGACATTTGCACGACCATTCGTCGTAGGTACCCGCAGGCGGAGATCGTGCTTGCTCCTGCTGTCGTACAAGGTGTAGAAGCACCGGCTTCGATCATTTCCGCGATCCGTATCATCAATCAACAAACGGATATTGATGTCCTCATCGTGGGGCGTGGGGGAGGTTCCATTGAGGAGCTGTGGGCATTTAATGACGAGAAAGTAGCGAGGGCAATCGCAGCCTCGATCATACCTGTCATCTCTGCAGTAGGGCATGAGACAGACGTGACCATCGCGGATTTTGTAGCGGACGTACGTGCTGCGACACCAACAGCCGCAGCTGAGTTAGCTGTTCCACACTATTTGGAATGGGTGGAGAGGGTCAAGCAGTTTGACGTTCGTATTCAACGAGCTGTACATAACCGAATAGCTGATCAACGAAAACGATTGAATCAGTTGAGTAATTCATATGCAATGCGACAGCCTCAGCGACGATTGGAAGAAGCTGCCGAACGGCTTGACCGAGCTCAATTACGCATGAAGCAGTCCATGAAGCATCTTCTCACATTGCGACGAGAGCGATATGAGCGACTCGCTCAACAAATCAAACGCTATCGATTGGCGGACCAGATCGGGGAGCGACGCAAACAAGTACTGACGGTTCGTGCGCGATTAGATGACCGGATGCGCAGACGACTGACTGAACAGCAAATGACTTTTTCTGCACGTGTGGCCCAATTGGATGCGCTCAGTCCGCTCAAAGTGATGCAGCGCGGGTTCTCTCTTGTGTACGCTGAAGGGCAAATCGTAAAATCAGTAGAGCAATTTGCGAGTGGTGATGAGCTCGTGGTACGATTAAGTGATGGGAGCGCGACTGCACGCGTGGAACAGATTGATCGGGAGGAGAAGCACAATGGCTCGAAAGAAAACGGAAGAGAATGA
- the xseB gene encoding exodeoxyribonuclease VII small subunit produces MARKKTEENDMQFEEAMKRLEEVVMRLEEGEIPLEEAITLYQEGVTLSRICGQKLDAIEAKITQLVEEDGMLKQKAFRMEGES; encoded by the coding sequence ATGGCTCGAAAGAAAACGGAAGAGAATGATATGCAGTTTGAAGAAGCGATGAAACGGCTGGAAGAGGTCGTGATGCGACTGGAAGAAGGGGAAATTCCGCTGGAAGAGGCAATCACGCTGTATCAGGAAGGTGTCACTCTTTCCCGGATTTGTGGACAAAAGCTCGATGCAATCGAAGCGAAAATCACCCAACTGGTCGAAGAAGACGGCATGCTGAAGCAAAAAGCTTTTCGCATGGAAGGGGAATCATAA
- a CDS encoding polyprenyl synthetase family protein, which yields MAVDTFDTYLAEKTAYIEDKLTPALEQVGVPTALYESMNYSLMAGGKRLRPMLVLAVLEALDKPIERGVPFAVALEMIHTYSLIHDDLPAMDDDDLRRGKPTNHKVYGEATAILAGDALLTRAFSFIAESYRERTDVSALTTVNLIAELGKRAGATGMVGGQMADIEGESKRLELNELEFIHEHKTGDLLIAALRGGGYLAEASEKQMEKLTRYGYCIGLAFQIQDDILNVEGDAAELGKAVGSDAERQKATYPSLLGLEESKVRVAALIASAKAALAEAGLEHSALTPLADYVSNRKK from the coding sequence ATGGCTGTGGACACATTTGATACCTATTTGGCAGAGAAGACAGCCTATATTGAGGATAAATTAACCCCTGCTCTCGAACAGGTGGGAGTCCCTACCGCTCTTTATGAATCCATGAACTATTCGTTAATGGCAGGTGGCAAACGGTTGCGGCCAATGCTGGTACTTGCTGTACTTGAAGCGTTGGACAAGCCTATTGAGCGAGGGGTCCCTTTCGCAGTCGCTCTGGAAATGATACATACCTATTCCCTCATTCATGATGATTTGCCAGCCATGGATGATGATGATTTGCGCAGAGGCAAGCCGACGAATCATAAAGTATACGGAGAAGCAACGGCCATACTCGCAGGGGATGCCCTTCTGACTCGTGCTTTTTCTTTTATCGCGGAGTCGTATCGGGAACGTACAGACGTATCGGCTCTAACCACGGTCAATCTGATCGCCGAGCTAGGCAAGCGAGCAGGTGCAACGGGGATGGTCGGTGGTCAAATGGCTGACATCGAAGGGGAGAGCAAACGGCTGGAGCTAAACGAGCTGGAGTTTATCCACGAACACAAGACAGGAGACCTGTTGATTGCTGCCTTGCGTGGGGGAGGCTACTTGGCTGAAGCCAGCGAGAAGCAAATGGAGAAGCTGACTCGTTACGGATATTGCATCGGACTCGCCTTCCAGATTCAGGACGATATTTTAAATGTAGAGGGCGACGCCGCAGAGCTCGGCAAAGCAGTCGGTAGTGATGCAGAGCGACAAAAGGCGACGTATCCTTCCCTCCTAGGGCTGGAAGAATCAAAAGTGCGTGTGGCTGCCCTGATCGCTTCAGCAAAAGCAGCTTTGGCAGAAGCGGGATTGGAGCACTCTGCGTTGACACCGCTGGCAGATTATGTAAGCAACCGCAAGAAATAA